The Dyella sp. 2HG41-7 sequence GCTGGCCGACCGGGTGGAAGCCGATCTGAAGGCCTGCCGCTCCCGCCTGATGCAGGCGCACGCCGTAATGTCCATGAACCCGGACCTACCCGCCGCCAGCGAGCAAGAGGCCGCCGACGCCGTCGACGCCGGCCTGCGCGCCTTGCTGCAGAAGCGCATCTGGATCCGGGATAAGGCGCCCACCGCAACCCAGGGCGAGCTGGACGCCGCAGCTGAGGACATGGATCAGACTCGCGAACGCCTGCTCCCCTTGCTCCAGGCCCTAGGCCAAGCCCAGAACGAGCTGGATACCGCCATGCGCGAACATATCCGGCAGGACTCGCGCCCGTGACGGCTCCGCCGCGGGTGGTGCTCGGCTCCACGTCCCGCTACCGCGCCGAGCTGCTCAGTCGGCTGGGCCTGCATTTCGAGCTGAAAGCGCCGGGCACGATCGAAACTGAACTGCCAGGCGAAGACCCCGCCATCCGCGCCATGCGTCTGGCCACCACCAAGGCGACCGATGCGGGGGCAGATTTGGCCGATGCCTTGGTGATCGGTTCCGATCAGGTGGCCGAACTCCACGGCGCCTTGCTGGAAAAACCGGGCACGACCGAGCGTGCCTTTGCGCAGTTGAGCGCCTGCTCCGGACACGTGGTGAATTTTCATACGGCGCTATGCGTGCTCGATACGCGCAGCGGCGCGCGTTACACGCATCTGGATCTCACGCGCGTCCACTTTCGCCAGCTTCAGCCGGACGAAATCGAACGCTATATCGAACGCGAGCAACCATTGGATTGCGCCGGCAGTTTCAAATGCGAAGGGTTGGGCATCAGTTTGTTTCAGCGCATTGAAAACAGCGATCCAACGGCGTTGATTGGTTTGCCGCTTATCGCACTGGCGCAACTACTGCGTGAAGCAGGACTTAGCGTGCCTTGAGCGATTCCACATACGCCAGGTAATTTTTCCACGCCACGCAGTCGTTCGCGTTGGCCGCATTATCTGCAGGCGGCGTATTTCCGATTTTCCCCCGATAAAACGCCTCGCTCTTGCGCCCCTCCAACAAGCTCAGCCGCTGCACCGGCTGCAAGTCTTCCACGCGCATACATAGCGATTTCAACCACGCTTCACGCTCACGTTCGCGCACCATGTATTCATCCACGACAAGCAGCACCGATTCGCCTGGATGCGAACGACGCAACGCCCTTTCATCCGTGCCCCACAAAGCCACTTGCGGTGCGCGTCCGTATTTCGCGTTGAGCGGGTTATTGAGCGTGTAAATCTGGCGCTGGCCGTCGAATTGAAAATCGAGTTCGGCGGCCATCATGAAGTTGTCCGCCACCAACAGTGCTGGCTGCGCGGCGAGTTGCGTCTTGGCGATATCGGCGCTCTCCCGCCAGCCGACAAACGCCGTGGGGATGGCGCGCGCAGCGCCAAGCCAACGCGCCGTAGCGGGAGAGGCAACCAAGCCGAGGTACGCGAGCCCTGCAACCAGCACGAGCATGCCCAGCCCTGCTCCGACAACGACCATCGGTCGCCAAACGCGCGTACGCAACTTGTCTTGCAGCAACGCCGGTAACGCCGCCAACAACGGCAAATAACCCGGCAGCGGCCAGTGCACGCGAAAGCGTTGATCGTCGGCAAACAAGCCCGCGACGAAATACACGACCAAAAACGTGATCGACACGGCGGCAATCACATCCCACGGGCCGCTTTCATCACGTCGCCGCCAGCAATGCCACGCCGCCCATAAAAGACATGCGTACAGAATCGGCGTG is a genomic window containing:
- a CDS encoding glycosyltransferase family 39 protein gives rise to the protein MPRTDRGGDPSVVASIARWRAAFVTVFLCLFLVKLVLAATVQPFGDEAFYWQESRHLAWGYSDLPPMTAWLIRLGEDVAGHGLLGMRWPFLVLGSSLPWLLVWFGRYAFDERSGWQAGLLCLCLPLAGSLGVMAMPDVPLTVAGMIAAFALLRAMDINRRRDWLLLGIALAVCWMSHYRAAMFMLAGVFLLALAPRGRAQWRRSGFWLAMFVAALGLLPLIISNWQLHGAGVAFQLIERNPWRFHADTLIQPLEQAVTCTPILYACLLWAAWHCWRRRDESGPWDVIAAVSITFLVVYFVAGLFADDQRFRVHWPLPGYLPLLAALPALLQDKLRTRVWRPMVVVGAGLGMLVLVAGLAYLGLVASPATARWLGAARAIPTAFVGWRESADIAKTQLAAQPALLVADNFMMAAELDFQFDGQRQIYTLNNPLNAKYGRAPQVALWGTDERALRRSHPGESVLLVVDEYMVREREREAWLKSLCMRVEDLQPVQRLSLLEGRKSEAFYRGKIGNTPPADNAANANDCVAWKNYLAYVESLKAR
- a CDS encoding Maf family nucleotide pyrophosphatase: MTAPPRVVLGSTSRYRAELLSRLGLHFELKAPGTIETELPGEDPAIRAMRLATTKATDAGADLADALVIGSDQVAELHGALLEKPGTTERAFAQLSACSGHVVNFHTALCVLDTRSGARYTHLDLTRVHFRQLQPDEIERYIEREQPLDCAGSFKCEGLGISLFQRIENSDPTALIGLPLIALAQLLREAGLSVP